One Pseudonocardia sediminis DNA window includes the following coding sequences:
- a CDS encoding alpha/beta fold hydrolase, which translates to MSTPTFLLVPGAFCNAACWGPALRELALRGHRALAVDLPGHGFDAAIPWGYLGEQDAVALATESSPMNTIGTGDDVAAVTALLRRAREHGPTVLVGASRAGLTLNAVGNAEPGLVDHLVYASAHCPVPRTPANPPEMEASLLHLAEGIAAANPADVGALRMNWRTADPDHLLGLQTALLADGTRAELLAYLHTQDPDESLNVDMGAATADGRTWGTIPRTYVRLTEDRALPLPMQDRYIADADALTPDNRFDVHDIASSHLRFQIHPGAFADVLDGVAARVR; encoded by the coding sequence CGTTCCTCCTCGTCCCCGGCGCGTTCTGCAACGCCGCGTGCTGGGGCCCGGCCCTGCGCGAGCTCGCCCTGCGCGGGCACCGCGCGCTGGCCGTGGACCTACCGGGGCACGGCTTCGACGCCGCGATCCCGTGGGGCTACCTCGGGGAGCAGGACGCCGTCGCGCTGGCCACCGAGTCGAGCCCGATGAACACGATCGGGACGGGGGACGACGTCGCCGCCGTCACCGCGCTGCTGCGCCGCGCCCGGGAGCACGGCCCGACCGTGCTGGTCGGCGCCAGCCGGGCCGGGCTGACGCTGAACGCGGTCGGCAACGCCGAGCCCGGTCTCGTCGACCACCTCGTCTACGCCTCCGCGCACTGCCCCGTCCCGCGGACGCCGGCGAACCCGCCGGAGATGGAGGCGAGCCTGCTGCACCTCGCCGAGGGCATCGCCGCGGCGAACCCGGCCGACGTGGGTGCGCTGCGGATGAACTGGCGCACCGCCGACCCCGACCACCTGCTGGGCCTGCAGACGGCCCTGCTGGCCGACGGCACGCGCGCCGAGCTGCTGGCCTACCTGCACACCCAGGACCCCGACGAGTCGCTCAACGTCGACATGGGCGCCGCCACCGCCGACGGGCGCACCTGGGGCACGATTCCGCGCACCTACGTCCGGCTCACCGAGGACCGCGCGCTGCCCCTGCCGATGCAGGACCGCTACATCGCCGACGCCGACGCGCTGACCCCGGACAACCGCTTCGACGTCCACGACATCGCGAGCAGCCACCTGCGGTTCCAGATCCACCCCGGCGCGTTCGCCGACGTCCTGGACGGGGTCGCGGCCCGGGTCCGCTGA